The Echinicola rosea genome has a segment encoding these proteins:
- a CDS encoding DinB family protein gives METAVFFKELFDYGFTQNQRIIRQLQEQPDIASERCHLLISHVINAHHIWNAKITQSTPLMKPWDLHSLEKVNSLDKQNLENSLTILTNMDINQQVSYQLRGNQVFDHPVRDLLFQIINHTTYHRGQIALEFRKCGLEPIMSEYILHKMMER, from the coding sequence ATGGAGACAGCCGTGTTTTTCAAGGAACTTTTTGATTATGGTTTTACCCAAAACCAACGGATCATTCGACAGCTACAAGAACAACCGGACATTGCCTCTGAGCGCTGCCACCTCCTGATTTCTCATGTCATCAATGCCCATCACATCTGGAATGCCAAAATCACGCAGTCAACTCCCCTGATGAAGCCATGGGATTTGCATTCGCTGGAGAAGGTTAACTCCTTGGATAAGCAAAATCTGGAAAACAGCCTCACCATTCTTACCAACATGGATATAAACCAACAAGTATCCTATCAATTAAGGGGTAATCAAGTCTTCGATCATCCTGTTCGCGATTTACTTTTTCAGATCATCAACCATACCACCTACCACAGGGGCCAAATCGCCTTGGAATTCAGAAAATGTGGTTTGGAACCCATCATGTCCGAATATATTTTACATAAAATGATGGAGAGGTAG
- a CDS encoding methylated-DNA--[protein]-cysteine S-methyltransferase — MKEQETITYKRVEEALKYLQNNFQRQPTLDEVADTAHLSPHHFQRLFSEWAGVSPKKFLQYISIGHAKKILSSPSSNILEAAMATGLSGTGRLHDLFVNIEGMTPGEFKNGGENLQISYTFSTTPFGAILVAATPKGICHMSFVDDRSHALKHLKAQFPKAQFSAQNSPHHQKALHIFQKDWQQLDGVKLHLKGSDFQLKVWECLLKIPHGNLSTYGHIAQYIQKPNAARAVGTAIGSNPVAFLIPCHRVIQASGVIGGYMWGPLRKKAIIGWEAAAAERE, encoded by the coding sequence ATGAAAGAACAGGAAACCATCACCTACAAGCGTGTTGAAGAAGCCCTAAAATACTTGCAAAACAACTTCCAGCGACAGCCAACATTGGATGAAGTGGCAGATACAGCCCATCTAAGTCCTCACCATTTCCAGCGGCTATTCTCTGAATGGGCGGGTGTAAGCCCCAAAAAATTCCTGCAGTACATCAGTATTGGCCATGCCAAAAAGATTCTTAGCAGTCCATCATCAAACATACTGGAAGCAGCTATGGCTACAGGGCTATCAGGTACTGGACGACTTCATGACTTATTTGTCAATATCGAAGGAATGACTCCGGGTGAATTTAAGAACGGGGGTGAAAACTTGCAGATCAGCTATACTTTTTCCACCACTCCATTTGGGGCCATCTTAGTGGCGGCCACGCCAAAAGGGATTTGTCATATGTCATTTGTGGACGACAGGTCTCATGCCCTTAAGCATCTTAAGGCCCAGTTTCCCAAGGCCCAATTTTCAGCACAAAACTCCCCCCATCATCAAAAAGCCTTGCATATTTTTCAAAAAGACTGGCAACAGTTGGACGGGGTAAAGCTTCACCTGAAAGGGTCTGATTTCCAGCTCAAGGTATGGGAATGCCTGCTCAAAATCCCTCATGGAAACCTCAGCACTTACGGTCACATCGCCCAGTACATTCAAAAGCCCAATGCGGCACGAGCAGTAGGAACGGCCATTGGCAGCAATCCGGTTGCTTTTTTGATCCCTTGCCACCGCGTCATTCAGGCGTCTGGCGTGATTGGCGGATATATGTGGGGCCCACTCAGGAAGAAAGCCATCATCGGCTGGGAAGCAGCGGCAGCGGAGAGGGAATAG
- a CDS encoding Gfo/Idh/MocA family protein gives MTKTIKAAIVGTGFIGPAHLEALRRIPNIEVIALCEVNQELAEEKAKLLGIPQAFTFEEMLKQPEIEVVHICTPNFLHFSQSKAALEAGKHVVCEKPLATKIDEAEELVALAKEKGLVNAVHFNLRYYPMVRQMKTMRENGELGEIYNIMGSYLQDWLYLNTDYNWRLEPDKSGDSRAIADIGSHLLDLTEYVTGLKITEVMADFSTVHKTRLKPLKPIETYSGKMLKESDYAEVPIDTEDHATVMLRFDNGNKGSVTVSQVNAGRKNRLNIEIAGSKSNFEWCSERPNEMWIGKRESPNQQLMKDPALFTPEAAGLISFPGGHNEGFPDTSKQMFKEVYAAVAKGKQPEQPSFPTFEDGYRELLICERIIESHKKQAWVKL, from the coding sequence ATGACAAAAACAATCAAAGCGGCCATCGTGGGCACCGGTTTTATTGGTCCGGCACACCTTGAGGCCTTACGAAGGATCCCCAACATTGAGGTAATTGCACTATGTGAAGTAAACCAAGAACTGGCCGAGGAAAAGGCCAAACTTTTAGGGATTCCCCAAGCCTTTACTTTTGAGGAAATGCTCAAGCAACCAGAAATCGAAGTGGTGCACATCTGTACGCCCAACTTCCTTCACTTCAGCCAATCAAAGGCGGCCCTTGAAGCAGGCAAACACGTCGTTTGTGAAAAACCCCTTGCCACCAAAATCGACGAGGCGGAGGAACTCGTTGCGCTGGCCAAAGAAAAAGGATTGGTCAACGCCGTGCACTTTAACCTGCGCTATTACCCAATGGTCCGTCAGATGAAAACCATGAGGGAAAACGGCGAACTTGGCGAAATCTATAACATCATGGGCTCCTACCTACAGGACTGGCTTTACCTCAATACTGACTATAACTGGCGGCTGGAGCCGGACAAATCCGGCGATTCCAGGGCGATTGCCGATATCGGTTCTCACCTGCTGGACCTTACCGAATACGTTACTGGGTTGAAGATCACAGAAGTAATGGCAGATTTCAGCACCGTCCACAAGACAAGGCTAAAACCGCTTAAACCCATCGAAACGTATTCCGGAAAAATGCTTAAGGAATCGGATTATGCCGAAGTGCCCATCGATACAGAAGACCATGCCACTGTCATGCTGCGTTTTGACAACGGCAACAAAGGTTCGGTAACAGTCAGCCAGGTAAATGCCGGTCGCAAAAACAGACTGAATATCGAAATAGCCGGTTCTAAGTCCAACTTTGAATGGTGTTCCGAGCGCCCGAACGAAATGTGGATAGGAAAGCGTGAAAGTCCCAATCAACAACTGATGAAAGATCCTGCCCTCTTCACACCAGAAGCCGCTGGTCTCATCAGCTTCCCAGGTGGCCATAATGAAGGCTTTCCAGATACTTCCAAGCAGATGTTTAAGGAAGTGTACGCGGCTGTAGCAAAAGGCAAGCAACCCGAGCAGCCTTCCTTCCCCACGTTTGAGGATGGGTATAGAGAGCTATTGATTTGTGAAAGAATCATAGAGAGTCACAAAAAACAAGCTTGGGTAAAACTCTAA
- a CDS encoding pseudouridine synthase, translating to MTELEILFEDEHYIAVNKPAGVMVHRSSIAKDDNPVYAMQVLRDQMGHHVYPLHRIDRPTSGVLWFARNRDVVPVFQEQFITKDIQKYYLTAVRGYTKEHEGLIDYPLRKNLKKELQDAQTAYLRLGQVEIPIQSSPRHDTSRYSLVRASPLTGRMHQIRRHFAHERNYIIGDNTHGDNRQNRFFRMHFQMHHMLLHAWFTVFDHPITGEKITVTAPLPDHFYKIITEFGWKELV from the coding sequence ATGACCGAACTCGAAATACTCTTTGAAGATGAGCACTACATTGCGGTAAACAAGCCTGCCGGTGTCATGGTGCACCGCTCGAGCATTGCAAAAGACGATAATCCTGTATATGCCATGCAGGTGCTACGTGACCAAATGGGACATCATGTTTATCCCTTACACCGCATTGACAGACCTACTTCCGGTGTATTGTGGTTTGCCAGAAACCGGGATGTGGTTCCGGTCTTTCAAGAACAATTCATTACTAAAGATATTCAGAAATATTACCTCACGGCTGTCAGGGGATATACCAAGGAGCATGAAGGGCTCATCGATTACCCACTACGCAAAAACCTTAAGAAAGAACTCCAAGATGCCCAAACGGCCTATCTACGCCTGGGACAAGTAGAAATTCCCATCCAAAGCTCCCCGCGCCATGACACCAGCAGATATTCACTGGTTCGAGCATCCCCATTGACAGGACGTATGCACCAAATTAGGAGGCATTTTGCCCATGAGCGCAACTATATAATCGGAGACAATACGCACGGAGACAACCGTCAAAACCGTTTTTTCAGAATGCATTTTCAAATGCACCACATGCTCCTCCATGCTTGGTTCACTGTTTTTGATCACCCGATCACGGGCGAAAAAATTACCGTAACCGCTCCTCTGCCCGACCATTTTTATAAAATCATCACGGAATTTGGCTGGAAAGAATTGGTTTAG
- a CDS encoding M28 family peptidase — protein MKNSFIYAALAGFTLLPFTSTAQKTAIDKSIEKKEAVSHFRYLAADELKGRDAARPEINIAGRYIAEQFRKYGATPIDPEGRYYQAVPMRLSAPPKTGQLQLGTEQLIQGESMLVLDGESLEGDYEMVVAGYGLEEDLEGKDVAGKILVVRVGGPEKMGPSQLFAAGREKLALAKEKDAVALIEMYNLQNPPWPLLLGYLNKPQLMLADGEEPKDAGIPYIWAKDLDGNLIKSIDEGEIDQVDVAINGKVNNPITSNNIVAVIEGTDEELRDEYVMLSAHYDHIGIGKPNAQGDSIYNGARDNAVGTVAIINAAKYFVENPPKRSILLCAWTAEEKGLLGSAYFSEHPMVTLDKIVYNLNIDNGGYNDTSIITVIGLGRTTADYLIYEAVDEFGLSAEGDPSPEQGLYDRSDNVNFAKKGIPAPTFSLGFTAFDEEIMKYYHQAADQVDNFDLDYAMKYWKAYLLTAEKIANTNEKPAWEKGDKYEEAGKALYGTK, from the coding sequence ATGAAAAACAGTTTTATCTACGCCGCATTGGCAGGCTTTACGCTTCTGCCCTTTACATCCACGGCTCAAAAGACAGCTATTGACAAGTCCATCGAGAAAAAAGAAGCCGTATCCCATTTTAGGTACCTGGCGGCAGACGAGTTAAAAGGACGGGATGCCGCCCGCCCTGAGATCAATATCGCCGGAAGGTACATTGCGGAGCAGTTTCGGAAATATGGCGCCACCCCAATTGATCCGGAAGGCCGTTACTACCAAGCGGTACCAATGAGGCTATCTGCACCACCCAAAACCGGTCAACTGCAACTTGGAACCGAACAGCTGATCCAGGGAGAGAGCATGCTTGTGCTGGACGGGGAGTCACTGGAAGGCGACTACGAAATGGTGGTAGCCGGCTATGGCCTCGAAGAAGATTTGGAAGGAAAAGATGTAGCGGGTAAAATTTTGGTCGTTCGCGTCGGGGGGCCAGAAAAAATGGGGCCTTCGCAGCTTTTTGCAGCAGGCAGGGAAAAGCTGGCCTTGGCAAAGGAAAAAGATGCTGTTGCGCTGATAGAAATGTACAATCTGCAAAATCCACCTTGGCCCCTTCTTCTAGGCTATCTGAACAAACCTCAGCTAATGCTCGCAGATGGCGAGGAACCGAAAGATGCCGGAATCCCCTATATCTGGGCCAAAGACCTGGACGGGAACCTTATCAAATCCATTGACGAAGGCGAGATTGACCAAGTCGATGTAGCGATCAACGGAAAAGTCAATAATCCCATCACCAGTAATAATATCGTGGCGGTGATAGAAGGTACAGATGAAGAACTAAGAGATGAATACGTGATGCTCTCAGCCCATTATGACCACATTGGCATAGGCAAGCCAAACGCCCAAGGGGACTCCATTTATAATGGCGCCAGGGACAATGCTGTCGGAACAGTGGCCATCATTAATGCCGCCAAATACTTTGTGGAAAATCCTCCCAAACGATCCATCTTGCTCTGCGCATGGACGGCTGAGGAAAAAGGCCTGTTGGGATCAGCTTATTTTTCCGAACACCCAATGGTAACTCTGGATAAAATCGTTTATAATCTAAACATCGATAACGGAGGCTATAACGACACCAGTATCATCACTGTCATTGGACTGGGCAGAACAACGGCGGATTACCTTATTTATGAAGCAGTAGATGAGTTTGGCTTGTCAGCTGAAGGAGATCCATCTCCAGAGCAAGGACTATACGATCGCTCGGACAATGTCAATTTTGCCAAAAAAGGCATCCCGGCTCCTACTTTTAGCTTGGGTTTCACGGCTTTTGACGAAGAAATCATGAAATATTATCACCAAGCAGCGGACCAAGTGGATAATTTTGACCTGGATTATGCCATGAAGTACTGGAAAGCCTATCTCTTGACAGCGGAAAAAATAGCCAACACAAATGAAAAACCTGCTTGGGAAAAAGGCGATAAATATGAAGAAGCTGGAAAAGCCCTATATGGAACCAAGTAA
- a CDS encoding GlsB/YeaQ/YmgE family stress response membrane protein: MTFIWWIIFGLIAGALAKWIMPGKDPGGFIVTILIGIGGAFVGGFIGRALGFESAGGSGLGWGLIWAIIGALIILYIWKKLIAPNFSK; this comes from the coding sequence ATGACATTTATTTGGTGGATTATTTTTGGCTTGATAGCCGGTGCATTAGCAAAATGGATAATGCCTGGAAAGGATCCGGGAGGTTTTATCGTGACGATCCTTATTGGCATAGGAGGAGCTTTTGTGGGAGGCTTTATAGGTCGGGCATTGGGCTTCGAAAGTGCCGGTGGAAGTGGACTCGGATGGGGCTTGATATGGGCAATTATAGGAGCATTGATCATTCTCTATATCTGGAAAAAGTTGATTGCACCCAATTTCTCTAAATGA